The following proteins are co-located in the Aquipuribacter hungaricus genome:
- the recR gene encoding recombination mediator RecR, with amino-acid sequence MYEGVVADLIEELGRLPGVGPKSAQRIAFHLLQADSEDVTRLAEVLLQVKARIRFCDVCGNVSEEERCRICRDPRRDPSVICVVEEPRDVVAIEKTREFRGLYHVLGGAISPIDGIGPNELRIRQLMGRLASDQVTELILATDPNLEGEATATYLARLVRPMGLRVTRLASGLPVGGDLEYADEVTLGRAFEGRRLIDV; translated from the coding sequence GTGTACGAAGGAGTGGTAGCCGACCTCATCGAGGAGCTCGGCCGCCTGCCCGGCGTCGGGCCCAAGTCGGCGCAGCGGATCGCGTTCCACCTGCTGCAGGCCGACAGCGAGGACGTCACGCGCCTGGCGGAGGTCCTCCTGCAGGTCAAGGCGCGGATCCGCTTCTGCGACGTGTGCGGCAACGTGTCCGAGGAGGAGCGCTGCCGGATCTGCCGCGACCCCCGCCGGGACCCCAGCGTCATCTGCGTCGTCGAGGAGCCCCGGGACGTCGTGGCGATCGAGAAGACCCGCGAGTTCCGCGGGCTCTACCACGTGCTCGGCGGCGCCATCAGCCCCATCGACGGCATCGGGCCCAACGAACTGCGCATCCGGCAGCTCATGGGCAGACTGGCGTCGGACCAGGTCACCGAGCTCATCCTCGCCACCGACCCGAACCTCGAGGGCGAGGCCACGGCGACGTACCTGGCCCGGCTCGTGAGGCCGATGGGGCTGCGGGTCACCAGGCTGGCCAGCGGCCTCCCGGTCGGTGGGGACCTCGAGTACGCGGACGAGGTGACGCTCGGGAGGGCGTTCGAGGGACGGAGGCTCATCGATGTCTGA
- a CDS encoding DUF5063 domain-containing protein, which yields MSEDTSTTTGTTGAAGTGTAGPAGTSARQADEAREDVQRDVPLAVEVAAEVQAFLDTVTHVAAGDGEGAAIPLLHLALSRVLAVGARLGATQDVVPSDRFEPDAGPEVDMDPLRLSLVAAMGEGDGYTETVDPQGSTDVAWGSVADDVTGVAADLAHGLRHLEAGRVGEALWWWQYAYLATWGQRGTAAQRALVSLMAHARLDVDADVAAEAEFDALHAR from the coding sequence ATGTCTGAGGACACGAGCACGACGACGGGGACGACGGGCGCAGCAGGCACGGGCACGGCGGGCCCAGCGGGGACCAGCGCGCGGCAGGCCGACGAGGCGCGCGAGGACGTCCAGCGCGACGTCCCCCTGGCCGTCGAGGTGGCGGCCGAGGTGCAGGCCTTCCTCGACACGGTGACGCACGTCGCCGCCGGGGACGGGGAGGGCGCCGCGATCCCGCTGCTGCACCTGGCCCTGTCGCGGGTGCTCGCGGTCGGTGCGCGGCTGGGCGCGACGCAGGACGTCGTCCCGAGCGACCGGTTCGAGCCCGACGCGGGCCCCGAGGTCGACATGGACCCGCTGCGGCTCAGCCTGGTGGCCGCGATGGGCGAGGGGGACGGCTACACCGAGACCGTCGACCCGCAGGGCAGCACCGACGTGGCGTGGGGCAGCGTCGCCGACGACGTCACCGGTGTCGCCGCGGACCTCGCGCACGGCCTGCGCCACCTCGAGGCCGGCCGGGTGGGCGAGGCGCTGTGGTGGTGGCAGTACGCCTACCTGGCGACGTGGGGGCAGCGGGGGACCGCCGCCCAGCGCGCCCTGGTCTCGCTCATGGCCCACGCGCGGCTCGACGTGGACGCCGACGTCGCGGCCGAGGCGGAGTTCGACGCGCTGCACGCCCGCTGA
- a CDS encoding aspartate kinase, translated as MGIVVQKYGGSSVSDAAAVKRVAQRIVRTVQAGNKVCVVVSAMGDTTDELLDLAEQVTPTPPGRELDMLLTAGERISMAVLAMAIANLGHEARSFTGSQAGVITDSTHGRARIIDVTPGRISTALDEGAIAIVAGFQGVSQDTKDITTLGRGGSDTTAVALAAALHADVCEIYTDVDGVFTADPRIVSTAARLDTVTYEEMLELAASGAKVLMLRCVEYARRYDVPIHVRSSFSDRPGTTVTGSIEELSMEQAIISGVAHDRSEAKITVVGVPDVPGKAAAIFTEVARAGVNIDMIVQNVSAAQTGLTDVSFTLPKTDGSTAMTALTAVQGTIGFARLQYDDQIGKVSLVGAGMRSHPGVSATFFSALAEAGVNIDVISTSEIRISVVTHADKVDTAVRAVHTAFQLDADQVEAVVYGGTGR; from the coding sequence ATGGGCATCGTCGTGCAGAAGTACGGCGGCTCCAGCGTGAGCGACGCCGCAGCGGTCAAGCGCGTCGCCCAGCGGATCGTCAGGACCGTCCAGGCCGGCAACAAGGTGTGCGTCGTCGTCTCCGCGATGGGCGACACCACCGACGAGCTGCTCGACCTCGCCGAGCAGGTGACCCCGACCCCGCCCGGTCGCGAGCTGGACATGCTGCTCACCGCGGGGGAGCGGATCAGCATGGCCGTGCTCGCCATGGCGATCGCCAACCTCGGCCACGAGGCGCGCAGCTTCACCGGCTCCCAGGCCGGCGTCATCACCGACTCCACCCACGGCAGGGCGCGCATCATCGACGTCACGCCGGGGCGGATCAGCACGGCGCTCGACGAGGGCGCCATCGCGATCGTCGCCGGGTTCCAGGGCGTCAGCCAGGACACCAAGGACATCACCACGCTCGGCCGGGGCGGCTCCGACACCACCGCCGTCGCGCTCGCCGCGGCGCTGCACGCCGACGTCTGCGAGATCTACACCGACGTCGACGGCGTCTTCACCGCCGACCCGCGGATCGTCTCGACCGCCGCCCGGCTGGACACCGTCACCTACGAGGAGATGCTCGAGCTGGCCGCCAGCGGGGCCAAGGTCCTCATGCTGCGCTGCGTGGAGTACGCGCGCCGCTACGACGTCCCCATCCACGTCCGGTCGTCGTTCTCCGACCGCCCCGGCACCACCGTCACCGGCAGCATCGAGGAGCTCAGCATGGAGCAGGCCATCATCTCCGGCGTCGCGCACGACCGCAGCGAGGCCAAGATCACCGTCGTCGGCGTCCCGGACGTGCCCGGCAAGGCCGCCGCGATCTTCACCGAGGTCGCCCGGGCCGGCGTCAACATCGACATGATCGTCCAGAACGTGTCGGCCGCCCAGACCGGCCTCACCGACGTGTCCTTCACGCTGCCCAAGACCGACGGGTCGACCGCCATGACGGCGCTCACCGCGGTGCAGGGCACGATCGGCTTCGCGCGGCTGCAGTACGACGACCAGATCGGCAAGGTCTCCCTGGTCGGCGCCGGGATGCGCAGCCACCCCGGCGTGAGCGCGACGTTCTTCTCGGCGCTGGCCGAGGCCGGCGTCAACATCGACGTCATCTCCACCTCCGAGATCCGCATCTCGGTGGTCACCCACGCGGACAAGGTCGACACGGCCGTCCG